The following are encoded together in the Capsulimonas corticalis genome:
- a CDS encoding SDR family oxidoreductase yields the protein MGMLDGKVAFITGGASGIGKGTALRFAREGASVTIADMQRAEGEEVRAEIEKLGAKALFIEIDVADAQSVEKAVNQTVETFGKLDIVFANAGINGVWAPIEELQPEEWDKTLGINLKGTYLTVHFAVPHLKKNGGGSIIITSSVNGNRTFSNPGASAYSSSKAGQVAFMKMIALELGRHNIRANAVCPGAIETNIDARTEKRDTDRIGIKVEMPEGSPALHEGHGEPIDVADTCLFLASDLSRHVSGVDIYVDGGASLLR from the coding sequence ATGGGCATGCTGGATGGAAAGGTCGCCTTTATTACGGGAGGCGCGAGCGGGATCGGCAAAGGGACGGCGCTGCGCTTCGCGCGCGAAGGCGCAAGCGTCACGATCGCGGATATGCAGCGAGCCGAGGGAGAAGAAGTTCGGGCCGAGATCGAAAAGCTGGGAGCGAAGGCGCTCTTCATTGAGATCGACGTCGCGGACGCCCAGTCTGTGGAAAAAGCCGTCAATCAAACGGTGGAAACATTTGGAAAGCTGGACATCGTCTTCGCCAACGCCGGAATCAACGGGGTCTGGGCGCCGATCGAGGAGCTTCAGCCGGAGGAGTGGGACAAGACCCTGGGGATCAATCTCAAAGGGACCTATCTCACCGTCCATTTCGCCGTGCCGCACTTGAAGAAAAACGGCGGCGGCTCGATCATTATCACCAGCAGCGTCAACGGCAACCGGACATTCTCCAACCCCGGCGCCTCGGCGTACAGCTCCAGCAAGGCGGGCCAGGTGGCGTTTATGAAGATGATCGCGCTGGAGCTCGGCCGGCACAACATCCGCGCCAACGCCGTCTGTCCCGGCGCGATTGAGACGAATATCGACGCTCGCACGGAAAAGCGCGACACCGACAGGATCGGGATCAAGGTCGAGATGCCCGAAGGCAGCCCCGCCCTGCACGAAGGCCACGGCGAACCGATCGACGTCGCCGATACCTGCCTGTTCCTGGCCTCCGACCTCTCGCGCCATGTTTCCGGCGTGGATATCTACGTCGACGGCGGCGCGTCGCTCCTGCGTTAA